In the genome of Enterococcus sp. DIV2402, the window TTCGCTACGATTTAGTCGGAAAAAGCCGTCATTCCAAATACGTGGGACAAAGCCCCATTGACTAATCGTTTCAATGACTTGATTAACGTAAGAAACAAATGTATCAATGCCTTCTGCAGCTTCCCCATAGTTTGCTTTTGCATAAGCACGCAATTCAGGGTACGCTTCAATTTGATCAAAATCGACAAACTCATCACCACCGATATGGAAATACGTACTATCCGCAAATAATTCGGCATATTCTTGATAAATCGACAGAATAAATGCAATCGCTTCTGGGTCACAAATATTTAAGGCAGCTGGATCACGTTCCAGCGTTCCATCTTCTTGTTTTTTTTGTAATTGCCATTCTGGATGTGTTCGTAAAATTTGTTTTAAATGTCCCGGGCTATCAAAATCTGGAATAATTTCAATTCCGGCTTGTTGGGCATATAAAATAATTTCCCGTATTTCATTTTTTGTAAGATGTTCATCCGAAACGATCTCAGGTGCTACTTCTGATTCAATACGAAAGCCTTCATTTTCTGAGAAATGTAATTGCAAATAATTAAATTGCGCCAATGCCATACTATCAATGAATTGCAATAAAATTTCTTTAGAAAAATATTTTCGTGCCATATCAATCATTAAAATTCGTTGTTCTTGTTGATAGGTGACCACTGTCTCACCTAAAGGCAACTCACCTAAAAACTCCCGAATTAAGGCATGCGAGGCAACCGCCAATAATTCATTTTTATCAGCAACTACTTTAATCCCACGATCTTTATAGATGACAGAAGTATTTGCTTGTTGTACAAGATGCAAATCGCCTACTTCATGTTGGGTAATACTTACCGCTTGTTTAAATAAACGTTCCACGACCATTTTTAAACGTCGTGCAATTGTTAAACTACTGATTTCTGTAACAGAAATTGTATAACTCATTACTTCCCTCCGCACTCAAATCCTGATTGTTCAATCACTTGTTTCATCCAATAACTACTTGCTTTATCTGAACGAGCATAGTTTTGGTCACGATTTAATCGATAAAATCCATAACGGTTTTTATAGGCATTTAACCATGACCAGCAATCAACAAACGTCCACATATGATAACCAAAACATTGACTACCTTCATCCATTGCTTTTGCCAACATTGATAAATGATCTTCTAAAAATTCAATGCGATAATCATCTTGAATAACACCATGCTCATCTAAAAATTGTTCTTCTCCTTCCACACCCATGCCATTTTCAGAGACATACCAAGGAATATTGCTGTAATCATTTTTTAGACGCATCGCAATATCGTACATCCCTTCTGGATAGATTTCCCAGCCGCGGTGGGGATTAATTCGTTTTTCTGGCCAATCGTAATAACGAGCAAAATCACCCGGAGATTGTGCAGGAAAACGTGGATTTTCTACTGCTTGTACCCGTAACGGTTGATAGTAATTTACGCCTAAAAAATCAATGGTATTTTCTTCAAAAATTGTTCGATCACCTGCTTGTGTCTCTGGCAATAAGTGGTTTTCAGCCAAAATAGTAATCAATTCTTCTGGGAAATAGCCGTTAACGACCGTGTCAACAAAACTGCGAATATAAATTAAATCGGCCTTATGTCGTGCTTCTTGATCAGTCGGAGCCTCACTTTTAGCATAAACAGGTGACAGATTTAAAATAATACCAATCTCTCCATCATTGTGTGAGGATTCTTTATATGCTTTAACAGCTGCCGCATGTGCTAATAATGTATGATAGCCTACTTGAATGGCACGTTTAAAATCATGGACTTTAGGATAATGTGCATCTCCTAAATAACCACATTCAATATGCACTAAAGGCTCATTAAACGTTGCCCATTTTTTGACGATATCACCAAATTGTTCAAAAGCCGTTTTTGCATAAAAGGCAAAATGATCCACTGACTCACGTGCTTCCCAACCACCTTTTTCCATTAACCACCATGGCATATCAAAATGGAAGAGATTGATAATTGGTTCCACTCCATTTTTAATCATCTCTTCAAAATAATCGCGATAAAAAGCCACTGCTTTTGGATTCAGCGTTTTGCCATCAGGTAATAAACGTGTCCAAGCAATTGATGTTCGATACGAATTCATCGACATTTTTTTCATTAACGCCACATCTTCTTTATATTGAAAATAGACATTTGATGTATCATTAGGACCTACACCATCGAAGAATAACTCTGGTTCCATTTCAAACCATTTGTCCCAAGTAGAAGGACTTTTACCATCAATGAATGCCGCTCCTTCTGTTTGTGGTGCCGAGGTTGCCGCACCCCATAAAAAATCTTTTGGAAATGTAATCATTGTTTCTCCTCCTCAATCTCTTTTCTTCACTCTACTAAGAAAACGAATACAAAACAATATGTGGATTTTTCGCTCATAAAATTACGCAATAGTTACATACTCTCTTGCTGTAAAAAGCGTTCTAACAGCCATGAATAGACAAAACTAAATAACAGACCTATGACTATTGATTGCCAACCATACGTAAAGAAACCTAAAACTAAAATCGTATAATTTAGCCAGCGAATTGCTTTTGCCAAAGAAATCGCCGGTCGTTTTTGATGGATAATCAAAGCAATGACATCCACTCCGACTGCAGAAGAACCAGCGGACAAGCAAAAATAATAGCCTGCTGCAATCAATAACGAAGCCAACAAGAAATCAATCGGCAAATTAAGCACAATCGAAAATTCCCATCGATGGAACAACGTAAAGAAAAATAAATATGACACACTACTGACAATTGATTTAAGAAAGCGTCCACGACCTAAAAATAGCCAGCAAACAATTAATAATCCAATCGTTATGATATTTGTCAAATAAGCAACGTCGCTATTCAAGACCTTGCTTAACACTAAAGACAAACTAGTGACGCCACCATTAATAATCGCGTGGGGAACCATCCACTTGGCATAAGCAAAGCCAAGTAGAATATTCCCAAAAATGATTTTTAAAATAGCGTCTCGTTCCGATTGTTTTTTGATTGTTTGTGGCTGTTTTGTTTTCATTGTTCTCTCGTTTTCTTTGTTAATTCGATTTTATAAACCTGGTAAAGCTCTTCACCTGTAGATAATTCATCCATTTGGTCACTGATAACTTCACCTGTATTCAATAACGTAATTCTTTCAATTGCTCCAAATAACTGGCAAGGTAAATCCGGTGCACTTTTTTCACCAAATGCATAAATGACAGTACCTTTTTGTGTGAATGACCAGCCTTGAGGTGCTTTATAGGAGCTTGGTCGTGTTTCATAAATACCTTCACCAAATTGCGTTAACCATTCGCCTAAAGGTTCCAAAATTGCTAAGGCTTCTCTAGGTAAGGTTCCATCTGGTTTTGGCCCAACACCTAAAATAATATTTCCACCCATGGCAACGACTTGAACGACACTGGTTAGAATTTCTTCAAATGATTTGTACGTATCATTCGGACAAAAGCCCCAGTTTTTCGCCAATGGGATGTTACTTTCCCATGCTTTAGTTGGCGGAATCTCTGGAATTTTTCGTTCCGGAGTGACATAGTTTTCATATTTCCCACCGATACTGCGATCGACAATTAGTAAATCCTGTTGTTGCGTGCGAACTGCTTGAGCAATTCGGTCCATATCCAGTAATTCGTGACGACTATTGACCCAACCGCCGTCTAACCAAAGAATATCTAATTCACCATAATTAGTTGTAATTTCAACTAATTGGTCATGGACAAACTGGTTATATTGCGCCCAACGTTCGGGAAATTCATGCGGATCATAACTAGCATAACGTCCTTTTGGTCTTTCTCCTGGTACCCAATAGAGCGGGGAATGCCAGTCTGGTTTTGAATAATACGCACCTACACTTAATCCTACTTCGTGAAAGGCTTCTGCCACTGCACCAAAAACATCAGCTTGTGGATTTTCGGCAAAAGGACAAGGCGTTTGTGTTACTTTGTACTCACTATAATCGGTATCATACATATTAAAACCATCATGATGTTTTGTCGTAAAAAGCATATATCGAAAACCGGCATCTTTACACGCTTGGGCCCATGCGGTTGGATTGAACTGGTACGGATTAAATGAATGATTTAATCCCCAGTAGTCCGCACGTAATTCATCAATATCATTACGCCAAGGATTTTTTCTAGCCCAGTCATCTTCTTCAGACATTTGCCAAGATTCGACAATCCCTGCTACTGCATACAGCCCCCAGTGAAAAATCACACCAATTTTTTGATCTTTAAACCACTCTAATTTTTCTTGAATAACTTCGGGGAGTTCTTCATAAGCTTCATAATCAGTCGTTAGATTTTCTTCAATGTCTTGTCTAATTTTTGCCATGATTTACCTTCCTTGTGTTCATCATATGAAATAATTGTTGTTGCTAATGCGTTTTGCTCATGAAGGATAATTTGACGATACCCTCTAGCAAATTGTCCATAAACATTGTAGCCACTAATGCGACTATAATGTAAGCCGACACCTAACCACTCAGCTGTAAAATCATTGTCATGGTCGTGTCCACAAAAAACATTCACTGCTTGCTCGTGTTCAACCAAGGTAGCAAACAATCCCGTATTAATTTCCGGACTACAAATTGCCTCTAGGCATTGTCCCGTTTCGATGAAGGCTTTTGCCTCTTGATATTCCACCAATGGAATATGCAAAAAAATGGCTGTTTCTACTGGTTGTAAAGTTTGTTCCAGCCAACGAACTTGTTCAGTATATAAATACGCATAACAATTGTCGGCATTTTTATCAGTTAATTGTTGCGCTATTTTTTCAGAAACATAATCGCCAGAATCAAACACCACGCATTGTTTCACCACATGTTGGCCTGTCGAATCATAAATGTAAAACAGTTCCGATAAACGTTCTTTGGTCAAGATTCGTTGCTCACCGAAAACACGATTTTTTAACCCTTGTTCCATTTGGCGCAGCGCTTCACGTGTGATTTTCCCATGTTCTGAATCATGATTCCCGTAAGTGATAACTACGGGAATCTCACTAGTATTAATACAATCAATAACCTGTTGAAATCCTTGCTGGGGATTATTGTCGCCATAACACCAAATTTGGTCACCTGTAAACATTAGTAAATCAGCATCCAACGTTTCAAGACACGTTCTTAAATCTTGCAGTGTCCGTCGATCTGCCTCATTGTTGGGATACCCCACATGCAAATCTGTAAAATGAGCGATAATAAAACTTCCATCTGGTCGACATCGTAACATGAAAACTCTCCTTAACGATTAATTGAACGCGCCATAATTTGAATGGTATGTTTCATTCCACGAATCGCCAATGACATATGATAAATATTTTCAGCTGGGGCAACACCGCTATAACCAGCATCACCAATATGTTGCATATCCACCCCACACATTTTATTCCATAAAGCGATTTGGCGAATTGTTTCTGGCGAAGCACTTTCTTGGCTTGTACCGATTGCCGACATTGTAAGCATGCCTAAACTTTTTGCCATTTTAACGGCTTCTTTTAATTCTTGTTGGTCAAAACCAGGAACTGTACCGACAGCTGGTAACAAGAGTATATCTGCACCTGCATCTGCAAATTGTTGAATGGCTTCTTTGGTCATAATCGGTTCATCGACACCTGCACTGTGCATTTTACCAGCGATAATTAGACCATTATAATTGGCTTTTCCCACACGAATCGCTTGCACAATTTGTTCATTCGTTACACCTGTGCCTGGATTTCCAGTTAAGCAAATATAATCCACACCTAATTTCTCCGCAGCTTGGAAGGTTTCAGCTGTACTTTTACGTCCATTAGAAATAATGACTTTTTCACCCATTGTCTCTTGATTTTCAGCAACTGGCTCTAGGTTTACACCAATTAAACGACCCGTTAATTTTTTCAATTCTTCAATTGGATTGCGTGTATTTTTACTTGAATTGTTCCAAATATCAAATGCTTCTGATAAGCCCATTTTTGGCAAACCAATCACAACTGGATTTAAACAGTCAAAGAGATTTAATAAAAGCATATCCGCTCCAAATGCTGCTGCAAGTTCGGCATTCGTTGTACTGTCTGATGCAGGTGCAGCTACACATACATTTTCACTGACAATGACACGTCCTTCACTTGCTTTAATGGATTCAAACATCTCCTCACGATTCATTTTTCGAATTTCTGATGCTGTTGCGCTAATCAATCTTTTTACCACAATTCTCCCTCTTTCTTAACGATTTTTATTACGATACTGTCCTGGCGTCATTCCGACAATTTGTTTAAATTTTCGCGTGTAATTTGACACGTCATAATAACCAGCGCTCGAAATAATTTCTTTAATTGGTTTATCTGTCTCACGAAGTTCTTTTTTAATTTTGTCTAAACGTTTTTCTTGGACATATTTTGAAAAGGTCATGCCACTTTCTTTTTTGATAAAACGGCTCAGATAAGAAACTGAGACATCAAATTTTTCTGCCACACTTTCCAATGAAAAATCATGAGAAGCATAATTTGCATCGAGATAAACAAAAATATCTTTTTGTAATTTTGATTCTTGATTTTTGGGATTGCGTTGGACAGCTAAACAAATTTTCTCACTCATTTTAATTAATTCATTTTGAAGTTCTAATAAATTGCGAAATTCCACAGCTTTTTCAGCTTCTTGGAAAAAGGAATCGCCAATCACTTCTGCACCTACTTTCACGACACTATTCAATAGATAATAACTATAAAGCTTCATTCCTGCGATAGTGCGTTGTTCTTGCATGCCTTTCTTCACCATAATTTCAATCGTTTCAGAAGCAATCTCGAAGTCTCCTTGTTGTAAACTCTGACTTAACTTTAATTGCTCATCGGCAGGATAAGAAACGACCGAATTTTTCTTTTCATTTTTGATTTCTTTAAAGAATAAAACTTGATTAGGTTTATCAGAAACAGCCTGATATTCAAGTGCTGCTAATCCTTCAATGTAAGATCGATTAATTGTTGCCAATTCACAAACAACTGAACCTACACCAATCGTTGGTGCAACAGTGTTTTCTAAAACAATTTTGGCAACAATTTCACGCACAATATCGGAATGATTCACGGATCCATCCATACTAACTAATAAAGCAATTGCTTGATTCGAAAGTAATTCAGAACCATACGCACGATAGCCTTTTCCTGAAATTGAACCTAAGAAACTCATTAAAAATTCTTGGTTTTGAATACTTGTTTCAGTTGTAATCATTTTCGTGTCAATCAACATAACAAAATAACTCTCTTTATAGAGAACAACCTCCACAGATTCTAATAACAATTGAATTTCTTTTTCGTCTTTAAATCTTCCCATCAATAATTTTCGTAGTACTTGCTCACGAGCATGTGGTGTTTGACGACGAATTTCTTGATGGAGTTCCTTGTTTTGTTGTAAGAAGCTCGTAACGTGCTGTTCCATCCGTACAAAGTCATCTAACTCTTCGGCTTCACGAACGCCACCTAATTGTTTTTCCATTAATTTTTCTAGTTCATGAATTGGTTTGTATTGTCGTCGACCAATTAGAAAAACAATGGCTAGTCCCAAAGCTAAAATGGATAGTACTAACGCCATTAGCCGATAATGAACGGTACGCACATCACTTAATGCTTGCTCCGTATTTGTTAATGAGATATAGCGGATACCAAAGTCTTCATCCTCGGAAGTATTGACTAAGAATGTGCCCGCTTTTGTTTTCCTTGAATGTTGTTGATAAAGTTTCTCTACTTCGGAAGGGTTATTCATAAATTCTGGTATGTCATCATTGTGAGAAGCCACTAATAAACGATTCTCACGATCCACCATAAATACATTCCCTGTCTCGCGATCAACAGATTTATCTAAGAAATTTTGAATATCAATCATTCGCATCGTGTACATTACCACACCAGATGGCAAACCATCTGTTGCTGTTAATGGCACAATGTAAGTCATCAAACCCACACCATTCTTTTGACCAGACGGAATTCGTTCAATCAGAGGTGCTTTGGTGTTTAAGGAAGCTTTCAATTTTTTCTCATCAAAAGCATACGTTCCATAACGTTGTTGCATAAATGCTGGAAAATCCAAGAGCCCATTGGAAGAATAGACTTGATTGGGTTGACTATAAAAATACACATATAATTCTTCAATAATGTTGCTGTTCACTTTATTTCGTAATAATTCACGATTTGCTTCCCATGCATAATACGGGTGTGCAAATTGTTTTTCACTTAATGAAGGATTCGTGCTAATTTGTTCTGTTAAATAATCTAATTGTCGTAAATTAGCCGACATAATTGATTTTACTTGCAACAAATGATTCTGAGAAGATAAATCAATTTGATTATTAATGCTATCTGTAGATGTTTTATACCAAATCACCGATACAATAGAAAACGGTAACAAAAATACGAGTAAATAAGAGAATACATAGCGATAAAATGTCTTATTGGTGAACGAAAATTTTTTAGGTAAATGCTGCATAATTTTCATTAAGCTTCAGCCTTTCGTTCCGTTTTAACCATTGCTTGAAGTGCAAACCAGATAATTGGAAAAATGAGTAACGGCACCCCGGCAATGACTAATAAAATTGGAAAAATAACATATAGCCAAACAACAATAAAGACGCCTACTAAAATCGCAATCGATTCAATTATATTGCTGAAAAATAAAATAGCGGCTTGTCGTAAGTATTCTCCGTATTTTAACGAATAGCGACACAAGGTTGGAAAGAGAAATAAACTTGTACCTAAACATAAAACAAATAACAAAATTAACACATAATGTAAAAGCGGTAGTTGAATATACGTAGCTGAAATTCGTAAATCTACCCATAAGAACAAACAACCTGTTAATGCGGTATAACCTAATTGATTACTTATTTTAAAATTTTCTTTGTAAAATTGTTCAAATGCAGGTTTAAATTTCCCACTTTTTCTGGTAATTGCTAAATAAATGACATGAAACACTGCTGCTAAAGCTGGAAAGAAACCTAAAATAATGGCTCCTCGTAATGTGTAGACGATGAATAAAAGCTGTAGAATAAGACCATCGATAATTCTTTGCCCTAAGACGTAACTGCCTTTGATAATCCCTCTCATTTCCTTCATCTTAGTTCCCCCTTTAATTTTCTACCATTAGCTTACCATAAAATTGCGTTTTTTAGTTTTTTAATGGAGACAAAATAACAAAAAACAGTTGGTTTGAGCTTTTCAAACCAACTGTCATTACAGATTATTATTCTGCCCAGCGATCGTAAGCTGTTTGGTATACGGAAACGTATTCTTCAACACCCATACTTTCGATAGTTTTCACGTATTTATCCCAGTTAGATAAAGGCTCTACTCCAGTAATAAATTTCGCTTCCATTTGTTCTACATAAGTTTTCAAGTCTGTTTCTGAATCACGAACTTGCTCTGTTTCTTCCGTTGTTAAGTATAACAATGGATAAGGAACTTTTGCAAAAGGCGTAATTTTCGCTTGTGTTTCTGAATCGATAAATTCAATAAACGTACGATCTGGTTCTTGATTTGGATCAACTAAGATCATCATATCTTCTGTTTCTGGATAGCCCATTGTTGGGACAGTAATACCGTAGTTTGGTGTAATCTTAGAACGTTCTTCTTCGGTATTAGAAGTGTCAATTCCTTCTGCATAGACACGAACTTCTTCACCTTTGTCGTTTTCAGCAAATTCCCATAGCGCGCCTTCAGGACCTTTACTTAAGAAGTAAGAACCTTCTTCACCGTAGAAATAATCTACCCAACGTAGTGCAGCTTCTGGTGATGGACAATTTTTCGTAATAGCAAATGTTTCACGAGCCATACGTGTGCTTCCTGGAACAACCGCTTCTGGTGAAACATCAGATGTTAATGGTTGGAACATCAAATCGTCAGTTGCATCTTTTTCATTTTTACCAGTTGTAAAGATTGAGAACCAATCTGGGAATAAACCGATTTGGTTATTTTGTCCTTTAGCTTTTTTCTGTTCATCTGCTTGACCGTATACTTCTTGGTCTAATAGTTTTTCAGAATACAATTTATTCATGAATGTTACGTATTCTTTGTAGTTTTCAGTAATTGGTGTATAAACAACTTCACCGTTAATTTCTTCAATCCCACGTTCAGTTAAACCGAATGCACCCATTAACCAAGGACGAGTACTATCCATTTTCACGTCAGTCAATGGAATTTCATCTTTTTTACCGTTACCATTTGGATCTTCATCACGGAAACGAACTAATAAGTCATAAAATTCGTCGGTTGTTTTTGGTAATTCTGTCACATTCAACGCTTTCAACCAGTCACCACGGTACCACATTGGACCACGAGGCCAAATTGCTGTCTCACCACGGTGAATCATTGGTAATGAATAGATATGACCATCTGGTGTTGTAATTGATTTACGGATTGATGGATCTTCATCCATAATTTTTTTCAAGTTTGGCATATTTTCATCAATTAAATCTTCTAATGGTACTAAAATGCCTTGAGAACCATAATCCATTTCCATTGCTGGTGTTAATGATTCTGAACTTGTTCCGAATAAGACATCTGGTAAATCATCCCCTGCAAATGCTAAGTTTAGCTTTGTACTAAAGTCAGCAGTTGGTGGTGTCGTAAATTCAAATTCAATGTTTGACATTTCAGCCATTTTTTGGAAAACTGGCATGTCTTTCCATTCTGCTTGACCAGTTCCTGGTCCCATCATGGTCATTTTGATTTTTTCTTTTGTGACTGGAAATTCGCCTACTGTTCCTAATTCAACGTCACTTCCTTTGTCATTTGCGTTGTCTTTGTTTCCGCCACAAGCTGCTAATAATACCCCGCAAGCCAGCAAGCCAAACAAAACTTTAGACTTGTGCATTTTCATATCTTTCTCCCCTTATAAAAAGATTTTTATTAATCGGCAATTGCCGTAAAACACTACCCTTTAACTGATCCAACCATCATACCTTTTACAAAATATTTTTGTAAGAACGGATATGCTACGATAATTGGTAACGTTGAAACAATCATGACACCGTATTTGATAACGGCTGCTAGTTGTTGCTTACTAAACATTAATTCCGCCATATCACTAGTCATATTACTACCAATACTATTTGATGACATGTCTTGCAATACTAAGATTTCACGTAAAACCATTTGTAATGGATACATTGTTTTATCAGATAAGTAAATTAAAGCACTGAAGAAACTATTCCAGTGACCAACCCCATAAAACAAAGCCATAACAGCGATAATTGGTGTTGATAACGGTAAAATGATTCGTGTAAATAATTTGAAATCATTACATCCGTCAATAATTGCGGCTTCTTCCATTTCACGTGGAATGGTTGTTTGGAAGAACGTTCTTGTTACAACTAAGTTATAAACCGATACCGCACCTGGTAATACTAACGCCCAAACTGTATTTAACATATTCAAATTTTTAACCAATAAGTATGAGGGAATTAAACCTCCACTAACAAACATGGTAATTAATAAGAAAGTGGTAAATGTTTTGTGACCATAAAAGTCTGGTCGAGACAACGCGTACGCTGCTGGTAATGTACATAATAAGTTAATAAATGTTCCTAAAGCAGTATAATAGATCGTATTTAAATACCCACGCCAGATACTATTGTTTTCTAAAATTGTTTTATACCCTTCTAATGTAAAGCCCTTTGGATATAACCACATTGAACCCGAGTTTACCGTTAAGGGATCACTAAAGGAAGCACTTACAATATAAATTAACGGATATAAGACAATCGCTACAGAAAGAAAGACGAAAATATAGGTAAATATCATAAACACTCTATCTGCTTTGGTATCTTTGACTAATCGATTTTCCATATAAATCCCCTTTCTAGAATAGACTTGAATCGCCTAATTTGGCAGCAATTTTATTTACAACAATTAATAGTACAGCATTGATTGCTGAGTTAAACAAACCTACAGCTGCCGCATAACTATATTGAGCTTCTAACAAACCTTGTTCATATACAAACGTTGCAATAACATTTGAAGATTCCATATTTAATGGATTTTGCATCAATAGGATTTTTTCATATCCTAAGTTCATAACAGAACCAACGTTCATAATTAATAAGAATAACCATTGTTGGACGAATAGTTGGTAAGTTAATGTGCCAAATACGTTGTAAACGAGAAGCTCCATCCACAATTGCCGCTTCATGAAGTTGCGTATCAACACCTGCTAATGCAGCGAGATAGATTACCGAGCCCCAACCAGTTCCTTGCCAAACACCTGATAATACATACACGGTTTTGAACCATTTTGGATCTTCCATAAAGGAAATTGGTTCAATCCCAAAAAAGTTTAACGCATGGTTGATTAAACCAGTAGATGGATTTAAGAAAGCTAAAATCATACCAACCATTACTACGACTGAAATAAAGTTCGGTGCGTATGTAACTGTTTGTGAAAATTTCTTCCATGGACCATCTTTAATTTCATTTAGAGCTAACGCTAAAATAATTGGTAGCGGGAATCCAACAACTAATGAATAGACGCTGATACCCAATGTATTTTTTAATAGGTCCCAGAAATAATAAGAATTAAAGAAACGTTCAAAATGTTTCATTCCTACCCATGGACTGCCCCAAACTCCTAATGTTGGTACGTAATCTTTAAATGCAATAATTACACCGTACATTGGAATATAAGAGAAAATAAAAATAACTAAGAATGCTGGTAAAACAAATAAGTACAATTGACGACTAGCAAATAGCTTTTTCTTAACATCTTCTCTTTTTTTCTGCTTTGTAGTTAGCTGAGGTTTCTTTCCAGTTAACTCCATATCTTTTTCCCCCTTTTTGAAAAACGTTGCCTGAAAGCACTTTCAGATTACATTGAATAGCAATGGTACTCAATATGTGGTTTTTGACCATAGTCGCAAAACATTGATATACCAACTCTTTTAAAATGATTTTCTCAATATAATGACACTCTTTTTTATTTTTCACATAGTCAAAGATTTCTCTGCTTTGGTTTTATGTCATCGCTTATTACGCTTCCTTTTAATTTCTATTGATCTTTATAAGCACTAATTGAAGTTGTCTAACAGGTTAGCATGCGACTTAATTGTTTCCTAAAGCATTTTGTAGGCATCTGTAACAAGAAAATTATATAACAAGTAACGAACTAAAATGAGGCAATAAAAACGAGACTATGAATATAGCGAATCGTTAGAAAAAGTTATATCATAGTCTCCATTTTTAGTTATTTCTCTGCCCAACGATCATATGCTGTTTGATAGATAGACACGTATTCTTCTACTCCCATACTTTCGATAGTTTTTACATATTTATCCCAGTTAGATAAAGGCTCGACTCCTGTAATAAATTTCGCTTCCATTTGTTCGACATACGTTTTCAAATCTGTTTCTGAATCACGTGTTTTGTCGTTTTCTTCTTTTGTTAGATATAATAATGGATACGTTACTTTCGCATAGGGTGTCATTTTTGCTTGGGTTTCTGAATCAAGGAACTTAATGAAATCACGATTAGGTTTATCATTAGAGTCGTTGAGAATCATCATATCTGGTGTTTCAGGATACCC includes:
- a CDS encoding helix-turn-helix domain-containing protein, with the protein product MKIMQHLPKKFSFTNKTFYRYVFSYLLVFLLPFSIVSVIWYKTSTDSINNQIDLSSQNHLLQVKSIMSANLRQLDYLTEQISTNPSLSEKQFAHPYYAWEANRELLRNKVNSNIIEELYVYFYSQPNQVYSSNGLLDFPAFMQQRYGTYAFDEKKLKASLNTKAPLIERIPSGQKNGVGLMTYIVPLTATDGLPSGVVMYTMRMIDIQNFLDKSVDRETGNVFMVDRENRLLVASHNDDIPEFMNNPSEVEKLYQQHSRKTKAGTFLVNTSEDEDFGIRYISLTNTEQALSDVRTVHYRLMALVLSILALGLAIVFLIGRRQYKPIHELEKLMEKQLGGVREAEELDDFVRMEQHVTSFLQQNKELHQEIRRQTPHAREQVLRKLLMGRFKDEKEIQLLLESVEVVLYKESYFVMLIDTKMITTETSIQNQEFLMSFLGSISGKGYRAYGSELLSNQAIALLVSMDGSVNHSDIVREIVAKIVLENTVAPTIGVGSVVCELATINRSYIEGLAALEYQAVSDKPNQVLFFKEIKNEKKNSVVSYPADEQLKLSQSLQQGDFEIASETIEIMVKKGMQEQRTIAGMKLYSYYLLNSVVKVGAEVIGDSFFQEAEKAVEFRNLLELQNELIKMSEKICLAVQRNPKNQESKLQKDIFVYLDANYASHDFSLESVAEKFDVSVSYLSRFIKKESGMTFSKYVQEKRLDKIKKELRETDKPIKEIISSAGYYDVSNYTRKFKQIVGMTPGQYRNKNR
- a CDS encoding YesL family protein — protein: MKEMRGIIKGSYVLGQRIIDGLILQLLFIVYTLRGAIILGFFPALAAVFHVIYLAITRKSGKFKPAFEQFYKENFKISNQLGYTALTGCLFLWVDLRISATYIQLPLLHYVLILLFVLCLGTSLFLFPTLCRYSLKYGEYLRQAAILFFSNIIESIAILVGVFIVVWLYVIFPILLVIAGVPLLIFPIIWFALQAMVKTERKAEA
- a CDS encoding extracellular solute-binding protein — translated: MKMHKSKVLFGLLACGVLLAACGGNKDNANDKGSDVELGTVGEFPVTKEKIKMTMMGPGTGQAEWKDMPVFQKMAEMSNIEFEFTTPPTADFSTKLNLAFAGDDLPDVLFGTSSESLTPAMEMDYGSQGILVPLEDLIDENMPNLKKIMDEDPSIRKSITTPDGHIYSLPMIHRGETAIWPRGPMWYRGDWLKALNVTELPKTTDEFYDLLVRFRDEDPNGNGKKDEIPLTDVKMDSTRPWLMGAFGLTERGIEEINGEVVYTPITENYKEYVTFMNKLYSEKLLDQEVYGQADEQKKAKGQNNQIGLFPDWFSIFTTGKNEKDATDDLMFQPLTSDVSPEAVVPGSTRMARETFAITKNCPSPEAALRWVDYFYGEEGSYFLSKGPEGALWEFAENDKGEEVRVYAEGIDTSNTEEERSKITPNYGITVPTMGYPETEDMMILVDPNQEPDRTFIEFIDSETQAKITPFAKVPYPLLYLTTEETEQVRDSETDLKTYVEQMEAKFITGVEPLSNWDKYVKTIESMGVEEYVSVYQTAYDRWAE
- a CDS encoding carbohydrate ABC transporter permease codes for the protein MENRLVKDTKADRVFMIFTYIFVFLSVAIVLYPLIYIVSASFSDPLTVNSGSMWLYPKGFTLEGYKTILENNSIWRGYLNTIYYTALGTFINLLCTLPAAYALSRPDFYGHKTFTTFLLITMFVSGGLIPSYLLVKNLNMLNTVWALVLPGAVSVYNLVVTRTFFQTTIPREMEEAAIIDGCNDFKLFTRIILPLSTPIIAVMALFYGVGHWNSFFSALIYLSDKTMYPLQMVLREILVLQDMSSNSIGSNMTSDMAELMFSKQQLAAVIKYGVMIVSTLPIIVAYPFLQKYFVKGMMVGSVKG